The Streptomyces sp. NBC_00335 DNA window TCGGCGGCGAGGACCCCGCCAAGGTCGAAGACATGTTCGACCTGAAGTACCGCGGCGCCCGCTTCTCCCTCGGCTACGGCGCCTGCCCCGACCTGGAGGACCGCGCCAAGATCGCCGACCTCCTCCAGCCCGAGCGCATCGGCGTCCACCTCTCCGAGGAATTCCAGCTCCACCCCGAGCAGTCCACCGACGCCATCGTCATCCACCACCCCGAAGCGAAGTACTTCAACGCACGCTGAGACCCGCCTCAACGCACGCTGAGGCCCACCTCAACGCACGCGGAGAAGCACCCCCCACGCACACAGACGAATAATCCACCGCACATCGAGACGGACCGGCGTACACTAGTCGGTCCCATACAGGCCGGTCACCTGTCCCCCCGGGCACGCCCCCGGAGGCGAGGTGACCGGCCTTCTCGTCCCCAACGGACCCCCGGAAAGGTGCGCGCATGACGAGCACAGTCCCCGCCCCCGTCGCCCGTACGGCCGACGGACACGCCCTGCAGGCGGTGCTGCTCGACATGGACGGCACCCTCGTCGACACCGAGGGCTTCTGGTGGGAGATCGAAGTCGGCGTCTTCGCCGAACTCGGCCACCGCCTCGACGAATCCTGGCGGGACGTCGTCGTCGGCGGCCCCATGACCCGCAGCGCCGGCTTCCTCATCGAATCCACCGGCGCCGACATCGGCCTCGCCGAACTCACCGTCCTGCTCAACGAGCGCTTCGAAGCCCGCATCGCCGACCGCGTACCCCTCATGCCCGGCGCCGAACGCCTGCTGAGCGAACTGGCCCGGCACAACGTCCCCACCGCCCTGGTCTCCGCCTCCCACCGGCGCGTCATCGACCAGGTCCTCCTCACCCTCGGCCGCGACCGCTTCACCATGACCGTCGCCGGCGACGAAGTCCCGCGCACCAAACCCCACCCCGACCCCTACCTCCTCGCCGCCGGCGCCCTCGGCGCCCACCCCTCCCGCTGCGCCGTCATCGAGGACACCGCCACCGGCGTCGCCGCCGCCGAAGCCGCCGGATGCCGCGTCGTCGCCATCCCCTCCGTCGGCCGGATCGCACCCGCCCCGGGCCGCACCATCGTCCGCTCCCTCGAAGACGTCGACCTGCCCTTCCTGCGCTCCCTCATCACTCCGCTGAACTGACCGCGCACGCTCCGTACCGGGAGATCCGACCCCAGGACCAACGTCCCACGGGCGGATCTCCCGCGCACTTCCCCGGAGGCCGAAATTCCATCCCTACCGGGGGAGTTGTCCCGGGTGACCTTTGTCACCCGCAAAGACCCCTTCGCACCACTGCGCGCCCTCCCAACCCACCCCTTGTGTCCCCATTGATCAGCACCTGACCGAATCTGCGCACCGCCCCGCGCACACCCCGGGTCAACTCCCGCAACGGAGCGACAACACCCCCGATCCACACGGTTCAAGCCACCCCTCCGCAGGCCACTAATGTCGATCCGGGCACTGCGCCGCACCTCAGCCGTCCCGGACACACACCCCTGTTCCGGAACCGCGTGGACCGATCGTCACACCACCGGCCCGATCGTTCCGCCCAGAACGGGCGACCGTCGCAATGCCCTCCACACCAGCTTTGAACAAGTGCCGGGTCGAGGGAGTACTTCCAGCATGAACCGCAAGACCATGGCGCTGACGGCAGCCGCCGGACTGCTCACCCCCGCACTGACCGCCTGCGGCAGCACCAGCGGAGCAGGAGCCGGATCCGGAGCGATCGTCGTCGGCACCACCGACCGGTTCGAGGCGGCCGAATACGCCCCCGCCCCGCTCGACCCCGCCTACGCCTACGACGCCGGCAGCTGGAACATCCTCCGCCAGACCGTCCAGACCCTGATGCACACCCCGCGCGGCGGCGGCAAGCCCGTCCCCGAAGCAGCCACCGACTGCCGCTTCACCGACACCGGCAACGAGAGCTACCGCTGCGTCCTGCGCCCCGGCCTCACCTTCGCCGACGGAAACCCGCTCACCGCCCAGGACGTCAAGTTCTCCATCGAGCGCGTCCTCGCCATCAAGGACGAGAACGGCCCCTCCTCGCTGCTCTCCACCATCGACACCGTCGAAACCAAGGGCACCGACACCGTCGTCTTCCACCTGAAGACCGCCGACGCCACCTTCCCGTACAAACTCTCCACCCCCGCCGCCGGCATCATCAGCTCCAAGAAGTACGACGCCAAGAAGCTCCGCGCGGGCTTCGCCGTCGACGGCTCCGGCCCCTACACCATGAAGGCCGAAGTCAAGGGCAACCGCCTCGTCCACGCCGTCTTCAGCAAGAACCCGAACTACAAGGGCGATCTGAAGCTCCAGAACGACAAGGCCGAACTGCGCACCTTCGACGACTCCGCCGCCATGGGCCAAGCCCTGGAACGCGGCACCGTCCACGTGGTCTCCCGCACCCTGTCGCCGGCCCAGATCACCGAGCTCTCCACCAAGCCCCCCAAGGGCATCAAGCTCGTCCCCCTGCCCGGCCTGGAGATCCGCTACCTCGGCTTCAACACCGACGCCCCCGGAATCAAGGACAAGGCCGTACGCCAAGCCCTCGCCGCCGCCGTCGACCGCAGGGGCCTCATCGACAAGGTCTACGGCAGGTCCGCGCAGCCCCTGTACTCCCTGGTCCCCACCACCGTGACCGGCCACGGCACCCCGTTCTTCGACAAGTACGGCGAGGCCAACACCGCCAAGGCCGCCGACCTGCTGAAGGCCGCCGGGATCAAGACCCCGGTCAAGCTGACCCTCAACTACACCAACGACCACTACGGCGACGCCACCGCGGCCGAGTTCGAAGCCCTCAAGACCCAGCTGAACTCCACCCAGCTCTTCGACATCACCGTCCAGGGCGCCGACTGGGCCGACTTCAGGCCCGCCCAGAAGAAGGGCGACTACGCCGCCTACGGCCTCGGCTGGTTCCCCGACTACCCCGACGCCGACAACTTCCTCGCCCCGTTCCTGGAGCAGGACAACTTCCTGGGCACGCCGTACGCCAACACCAAGGTGCGCACCAAGCTCATCCCCGAATCGCGCCGCGCCATCGACCGCGGCGTCGCCGGTCCGGCGATCACGGAGATGCAGGACATCGTCGCCGAGGACGTCCCCGTCCTGCCCCTGTGGCAGGGCAAGCAGTACGTCGCCGCACGCGACGGCATCACCGGAGTGGAGTGGTCGGTCAACGCCATCTCCGACCTCCAGCTGTGGGAACTCGGCCGCGGCGTCAGCGGCTGACACCCCGGCACCGGGCCCCGGCCCCACGCCGGCCCAGCCCCACCCCCGGCCCGTGACCCCACCACGGGCCGCAACACCAGCCAGACAGAACCAGACGAGCCAGTGAGACTGAGAAGGACGTTCGCGTGAAGACACGGAACCAGTGGTTGGCCGCCCCGCTCGGAGCGGTCACCGCCGCCGCGCTGCTCAGCGGCTGCGGTGCGACGGACGGCTCCACCGCCGGCAGCGCCAAGGGCGTCGTCATGGGCATATCCGACAAGGTGAAGGCCACCGACCCGGCCTCGGGCTACGACCCGGGCTCCTGGCTGCTCTTCAACAACGTCTTCCAGTCCCTGCTCAACTTCCCCAAGGGCGGCACCACCCCCGAACCCGACGCCGCAGAGGCCTGCGGGTTCGAGGGCAGCGGGAGCACGACCTACGTGTGCACCCTGCGCGGCGGCCTGAAGTTCAGCAACGGCAACGCCCTCACCTCCAAGGACGTCAAGCACTCCTTCGAGCGCACGCTCAAGATCAACGACGAGAACGGCCCCGCCGTCATGCTCGCGTCGATCGGCACCATCGACACCCCCGACGACAAGACGGTGGTCTTCCACCTCAAGGCCCCCGACGCGACCTTCCCCAGCAAGATCGCATCCGGTGCGGGCTCCATCGTCGACCACACCGAGTACCCCGCGGACAAACTCCGCACCGACGGCAAGGCCTTCGGCTCCGGCGTCTACAAGCTGGACTCGATCAACGACAAGAGCGCCTCCTTCTCCGTCAGCGACACCTACAGCGGCAAGGCCAAGCCGAAGAACAGCGGCGTCACCATGAAGTTCTTCAACGAGGACCAGGCCGCCCTCAAGAAGGTCCTCGAAAGCGGAGACGTCGACTTCGCCTTCCGCGGCCTCGCCGCCAAGGACATCGCCGGCCTCGCCTCCCAGGCCGGAGACCAGAAGGTCGAGGTCATCCAGGGCGCCGGCGCCGAAGTCGAACACCTCGTCTTCAACACCAACGACCCCGTCGCCGGAAAGCTCCCCGTCCGCAAGGCCATCGCCTACCTCGTGGACCGCGAAGCCCTCGTCAAAGAGGTCTACGACGGCACCGCCACCCCGCTCTACTCCATCGTCCCGGCCGGCATCGCCTCCCACACCACCCCCTTCTTCGACCGCTACGGCGGCACCCCCCAGCCCGAGAAGGCCAAGGCCACCCTCCGCGCCGCCGGCATCAAGGACAAGGTGAAGATCACCCTGTACTCGACGCCCTCCCGCTACGGCCCCTCGACCGACGAGGAATTCCACCTCATCGCCAAGCAGCTCAACGACAGCGGCCTCTTCGAAGCCGACGTCAAGTCCGTCGAGTTCGAGCAGTACGAGAAGGACATCCAGGCCGGCAAGTACGGCGTCTACGTCAAGGGCTGGGTCCCCGACTACCCCGACGCCGACAACTTCACGCAGCCCTTCTTCGGCCCCGACAACGTCCTGCACAACAACTACGACAACAAGGAGATCACCGGGACGATCATCCCGGCGACCTCCGCGAAGTCCGACCGCAGCACCGCCGGCAACGACTACGCCCGCCTCCAGGACATCGTCGCCGAGGAGATTCCGATCCTCCCGCTCTGGCAGGGCAAGCAGTACGCCGTCACCCGCCCCAACGTGACCGGCCTGCAGTGGTCCCTCGACGCCTCCACCGTCTTCCGCTTCTGGGAGATCAGCAAGGGCTGAGCCCCCAGGGGCAACCACAACGGCAACGGGCCCGCCTCCGCACCCAGCGGAAGCGGGCCCGTACCCGTACCTGCGACCTCGACGACAGCGGCCCCGGGGCCGCCTACTGACCGGCCCCCGGACGCACCAGACCGCTCTCGTACGCGTACACCGCGGCCTGCACCCGGTCCCGCAGACCCAGCTTCGTCAGCACATGACCCACATGCGTCTTCACCGTCGTCTCGCTCACGAACAGATCCGCCGCGATCTCCGCGTTCGACAACCCACGGGCCACCAGCTTCAGCACCTCGACCTCACGCTCCGTCAACGAGGCGATCATGTCCGGAACGCTGTCCTCACCCGACGGCAGATGCCCCGCGTACTTGTCCAGCAACCGCCGCGTGATGCTCGGCGCCAGCATCGCCTCGCCACCCGCCACCACCCGGATCGCCTGCACCAGCTCCGCCGCCGGCGCATCCTTCAGCAAGAACCCACTGGCCCCCGCCCGCAGCGCCTCCACCACGTACTCGTCCAGATCGAACGTCGTCAGCACCAGCACCTTCGCCGGACCGTCCCGCCCCGGACCCGTGATCTGCCGCGTCGCCTCCACCCCGTCCATCCGCGGCATCCGGATGTCCATCAGCACCACGTCGGGCTGCAGCGCCCGCACCTGGTCCAACGCCTGCAGACCGTCCCCGGCCTCACCGACCACCGCCACATCCTCTTCGGCCTCCAGGATCATCCGGAAACCGGTACGCAGCAGCGGCTGATCGTCGACCAGCAGTACGCGGATCGCCACGGGGTCTACCTCGTATTCATCGGGTGCATCGGGTGCATCGAGTTCATCGGGACAGCAACGGGAAACCCCGCCCATTCTGCCCTGACCCCAAGATCAGGACTCGCCCCGCCCGGCGGACGGCAGCGCCAGCGGATACACCGGGGGAGTACCACCGAACTCCGGACACACCGCCTGATGATCACACCAGCCGCACAGCTTCGACTGCCGCGGCCGCCAGTCACCCGTCTCCGTCGCCTCACGGATCGCCTCCCACAGCGCCAGCAGCTTGCGCTCCATCCGCTCCAGATCCTCGATCACCGGGTCGTACGTGATCACGTCCCCACTGCCCAGATACACCAGCTGCAGCCGCCGCGGCACCACCCGCTTCAGCCGCCACACCACCAGCGCGTAGAACTTCATCTGGAACAGCGCACCCTCCGCATACTCCGGCCGCGGCGCCTTCCCCGTCTTGTAATCGACGATCCGCACCTCACCCGTCGGCGCCACGTCCACCCGGTCGATGATCCCGCGCAGCCGAAGCCCCGACTCCAGCTCCGTCTCCACGAAGAACTCCCGCTCCACCGGCTCCAGCCGCGTCGGGTCCTCCAACGTGAACCACCGGTCCACCAACGACTCGGCCTCACCCAGCCAGCGCGTCAGCCCCGCCCCGTCGTCACCCGCCGGGAACAGCTCCGTCAGCTCCGGCTTCGACTCCAGCAGCCGGTCCCACTGCCCCGGGATCAACGCCTTCGCCCGCGGCGCCGTCCGCTCCTCGGCAGGGTGATCGAAGAGCCGCTCCAGCACCGCGTGCACCAGCGTCCCCCGCGTCGCCGCCGCACTCGGCTTCTCCGGCAACTTGTCGATCACCCGGAACCGGTACAGCAACGGACACCGCATGAAGTCGCTCGCCCGCGAAGGCGACAGCGAAGAAGGAGCCACGGCCACCGCTTGCGCGGGCACACCACCGGGCACGGGACTGGGTACGGGACCGGTCACTGCATCGTCCGGATCGCCACCGGGGCTCGTCGTCATAGACAAAACCCTACGACCCGCCACCGACAGCACGCGCATACCATCGACGCCGACCCCCCTCGCACTGCATGATCGGAGCATCACACCGCGCAACGGCGCACCCCGACACCACGGGAAAAAGACACCAGAACCACCGGCGCACCACCGCACCGGACAGCAGCGAACGAAGGACAACCGTGGCAGACACCGACGAAACCGGCGAGCGCGCGGGCCGGCGCTCAGGACCGGGCGGCGGACTCCTCATGGGCCGCCCCTTCGGCGTGCCCGTCTACGTCTCGCCCAGCTGGTTCCTCGTCGCCGCCCTCATCACCTGGGTCTTCGGCGACCAGCTCGACCGGATCCTGCCCGACCTCGGCACCCTGCGCTACCTCGTGGCCCTCTTCTTCGCCGTCGCCTTCTACGCCTCGGTCCTCGTCCACGAACTCGCCCACACCATCGCCGCCCTCCGCTTCAAACTCCCCGTACGCCGCATCCAGCTCCAGTTCTTCGGCGGCGTCTCCGAGATCGAGAAGGAATCCGAAACCCCCGGCCGCGAATTCGTCCTCGCATTCGTCGGCCCCCTCCTCTCCCTCCTCCTCGCCGGCGCCTTCTACCTCGGCATGAAAACCGTCGAACCCGCCAGCGTCCCCGGCGTCCTCCTCGCCGGCCTCATGATCTCCAACCTCCTCGTCGCCGCCTTCAACCTCCTCCCCGGCCTCCCCCTCGACGGCGGCCGCATGCTCCGCGCCGTCATCTGGGGCATCACCGGCAAACCCATGACCGGCACCATCGCCGCCGCCTGGGCCGGCCGCGCCCTCGCCGTCGCCGTCCTCCTCGGCCTGCCCCTCCTGAACTACACCGGGACCATCGGCAACCCCACCGACGACATCGGCGGCATGGACACCGTCATGGACGCCCTCCTCGCCGCGATCCTCGCCGGCATCATCTGGACCGGCGCCGGCAACAGCCTCCGCGTCGCCCGCCTGCGCGAACACCTCCCGGAACTCCACGCACGCAAACTCACCCGCCGCGCCATCCCCGTCGAGAACGCCACCCCCCTCTCCGAAGCCCTCCGCCGCGCCAACGAAGCAGGCGCCCGCGCCCTCGTCATCGTCGACGGACTCGGAGACCCCACC harbors:
- a CDS encoding ABC transporter substrate-binding protein translates to MKTRNQWLAAPLGAVTAAALLSGCGATDGSTAGSAKGVVMGISDKVKATDPASGYDPGSWLLFNNVFQSLLNFPKGGTTPEPDAAEACGFEGSGSTTYVCTLRGGLKFSNGNALTSKDVKHSFERTLKINDENGPAVMLASIGTIDTPDDKTVVFHLKAPDATFPSKIASGAGSIVDHTEYPADKLRTDGKAFGSGVYKLDSINDKSASFSVSDTYSGKAKPKNSGVTMKFFNEDQAALKKVLESGDVDFAFRGLAAKDIAGLASQAGDQKVEVIQGAGAEVEHLVFNTNDPVAGKLPVRKAIAYLVDREALVKEVYDGTATPLYSIVPAGIASHTTPFFDRYGGTPQPEKAKATLRAAGIKDKVKITLYSTPSRYGPSTDEEFHLIAKQLNDSGLFEADVKSVEFEQYEKDIQAGKYGVYVKGWVPDYPDADNFTQPFFGPDNVLHNNYDNKEITGTIIPATSAKSDRSTAGNDYARLQDIVAEEIPILPLWQGKQYAVTRPNVTGLQWSLDASTVFRFWEISKG
- a CDS encoding site-2 protease family protein; the protein is MGRPFGVPVYVSPSWFLVAALITWVFGDQLDRILPDLGTLRYLVALFFAVAFYASVLVHELAHTIAALRFKLPVRRIQLQFFGGVSEIEKESETPGREFVLAFVGPLLSLLLAGAFYLGMKTVEPASVPGVLLAGLMISNLLVAAFNLLPGLPLDGGRMLRAVIWGITGKPMTGTIAAAWAGRALAVAVLLGLPLLNYTGTIGNPTDDIGGMDTVMDALLAAILAGIIWTGAGNSLRVARLREHLPELHARKLTRRAIPVENATPLSEALRRANEAGARALVIVDGLGDPTGIVRESAIASVPEHRRPWVAAGTLAQDLTDGMKVSADLTGEELLDHLRTTPATEYLVLQTDGAIYGVLSTLDVEKAFVKAMARPQS
- a CDS encoding HAD family hydrolase, whose translation is MTSTVPAPVARTADGHALQAVLLDMDGTLVDTEGFWWEIEVGVFAELGHRLDESWRDVVVGGPMTRSAGFLIESTGADIGLAELTVLLNERFEARIADRVPLMPGAERLLSELARHNVPTALVSASHRRVIDQVLLTLGRDRFTMTVAGDEVPRTKPHPDPYLLAAGALGAHPSRCAVIEDTATGVAAAEAAGCRVVAIPSVGRIAPAPGRTIVRSLEDVDLPFLRSLITPLN
- a CDS encoding RecB family exonuclease, with the translated sequence MTTSPGGDPDDAVTGPVPSPVPGGVPAQAVAVAPSSLSPSRASDFMRCPLLYRFRVIDKLPEKPSAAATRGTLVHAVLERLFDHPAEERTAPRAKALIPGQWDRLLESKPELTELFPAGDDGAGLTRWLGEAESLVDRWFTLEDPTRLEPVEREFFVETELESGLRLRGIIDRVDVAPTGEVRIVDYKTGKAPRPEYAEGALFQMKFYALVVWRLKRVVPRRLQLVYLGSGDVITYDPVIEDLERMERKLLALWEAIREATETGDWRPRQSKLCGWCDHQAVCPEFGGTPPVYPLALPSAGRGES
- a CDS encoding response regulator; amino-acid sequence: MAIRVLLVDDQPLLRTGFRMILEAEEDVAVVGEAGDGLQALDQVRALQPDVVLMDIRMPRMDGVEATRQITGPGRDGPAKVLVLTTFDLDEYVVEALRAGASGFLLKDAPAAELVQAIRVVAGGEAMLAPSITRRLLDKYAGHLPSGEDSVPDMIASLTEREVEVLKLVARGLSNAEIAADLFVSETTVKTHVGHVLTKLGLRDRVQAAVYAYESGLVRPGAGQ
- a CDS encoding ABC transporter substrate-binding protein, producing MNRKTMALTAAAGLLTPALTACGSTSGAGAGSGAIVVGTTDRFEAAEYAPAPLDPAYAYDAGSWNILRQTVQTLMHTPRGGGKPVPEAATDCRFTDTGNESYRCVLRPGLTFADGNPLTAQDVKFSIERVLAIKDENGPSSLLSTIDTVETKGTDTVVFHLKTADATFPYKLSTPAAGIISSKKYDAKKLRAGFAVDGSGPYTMKAEVKGNRLVHAVFSKNPNYKGDLKLQNDKAELRTFDDSAAMGQALERGTVHVVSRTLSPAQITELSTKPPKGIKLVPLPGLEIRYLGFNTDAPGIKDKAVRQALAAAVDRRGLIDKVYGRSAQPLYSLVPTTVTGHGTPFFDKYGEANTAKAADLLKAAGIKTPVKLTLNYTNDHYGDATAAEFEALKTQLNSTQLFDITVQGADWADFRPAQKKGDYAAYGLGWFPDYPDADNFLAPFLEQDNFLGTPYANTKVRTKLIPESRRAIDRGVAGPAITEMQDIVAEDVPVLPLWQGKQYVAARDGITGVEWSVNAISDLQLWELGRGVSG